A segment of the Terribacillus aidingensis genome:
GTCCATTTAGAAACAAGTGTGGATCATATCGAACGCAAAGAAGATCATTATCATCTGCTGCTAGGCAACGGAGAGGTATTCCGAGCGGACGCCGCAGTACTTGCCTCGCCTTTCTTTGCAGTTCAGCGTATGCTGAGTCAATATGATTTTATGGAGCAGCTGAAAGAGATGAAGGCGACATCTGTGGCAACGGTAGCGATGACATTCGATGCTTCTGCCATCAAGAAAGATATCGATGGTACAGGCTTTGTTATCTCCCGCAACAGTAAGTACCGGATTACAGCATGCACATGGACGCATAAAAAGTGGGAAGGCACCACTCCAGAAGGCAAAGTCATGCTCCGCTGCTACGTCGGCAGACCAGATGACAGCGGCATAGTGGATTTGTCTGATGAGGAAATCGTCCGGATCGCCTTAAAAGACTTGAATAAAATCATGAAAATAAAAAGCAAGCCGCTCTTTTCCGTGGTCAGCCGCTGGAAAAAAGCAATGCCGCAATACGTAGTCGGCCATCTGCAGCGTGTTGCTGATGTACGCGCCAATATGGCGATTCACCTTCCTGGTGTATTCCTTGCGGGTGGTTCCTATGATGGAATCGGTATTCCGGATTGTATCGATAGCGGCGAACAAGCCGTACAAAACGTACTTGCTTACTTGCGTGAAAAAAGCTTCTCCTAAGGGAGAAGCTTTTTTATGCTATGTTAATTATAAAAGCAGTTATCACTCTTAGGGCAATCAGGTACTATGGGAATAAGGTTTGCTTTTCTTCTTGTTCCACGCTTCGACAGCTTGGCTGCGTGTCTTTCCTTTGTTTTTAGGATTGGAGAAAAATTCACGAATAAATCGATTATATTCAAACTGAGGGGCAATATCTTTCCTGTAAGCAGGATCTTGCTTGCGATATTCTTCTTTATGCCACGCATTAATAGCATCTTCGTATGTTTTACCAATGTTTGCACGAAAATAGTCTTGTATGTAAGTAGAGAAATGAAAATGCTCTCCAATTTCCTTTTTGAAAAATGCTCGTACTTCCTGGCTGCAGCGATGATCTTCTGTAATAATGGTAGAACGGCTGAGCGGTTCATTGGATTTCTTTCTCCTGCGTGATTGTTTCTGTTTTGGTTTTTCAATGAGACCATCCCGTAGGAAGCTTTCAATTCTTGCTGTAATCTCCATTTTTGATCCAGAAACAGGCAATTCACTCTCACGGCAGAATTGGACAAGTTCTTCTTTCAGCCAATAATAATCTAGAAAATCATCTGCATTCGTCTTACGAGTCAATTCTGGTCTCACGTTATATCCCCCCACATGCGTTTTTCTCTCTTTTTGTTATATTATGTCATATATGCATAAAGGAGACCAGCCCCTCACTGTAGCACTCCTTAAAGATTAGGTGGTTTACATGCATGGAATTCGGTAAAGGTAAACAATAGAAGGAGAGGTGTTAGAAAGTATGAAATTGACAGTTATAGGATTTTGGGGAGCTTATCCGGGCAGGGAAAGTGCCAGCTCTTGTTATTTAGTGGAGAAGGACGGCTATGCTCTGCTGCTGGATTGCGGAAGCGGTGCGTTATCGCGGATGCCAGCTTTCATTGATCCGAAGGAATTGAATGCGGTTGTCGTAAGTCATTATCATCCTGATCACATAGCGGACATTGGTGCTCTGCAGCATGTTTGGCAAGTACAAAACAGCTTGAAAGGAACAGATGATGTGCTGCCGATTTATGGCCATGAAGAGGACGATGCAGGCTTCCAGAGCTTAAAACATAAATTCACCGAAGGGATTGCCTATAAGCTGGATGAGATTCTTAGCATAGGTCCTTTCGTGATTACTTTCATGAAAACGAAGCATCCAGTGCCGTGCTATGGTATGCGGATTTCAGATGGTTTTTCCGACATTGTTTATACAGCTGATTCCAGTTACTTAGAGGAATGGGCGGAGTTCAGCAAGGATGCAGATCTGCTTATCACCGATTGCAATTTCTATCAGCATCAGGATGGGGAATCTGCCGGTCATATGAACAGTCTGCAGGTAGGCGGCATTGCGGAGCGAGCTGGTGTGAAAAATCTCTTCCTCAGTCATCTGCCGCATTTTGGAGAACACAGGCAGCTGTTGGAGGAAGCAAGCAGCGTATACAGCGGAAAAGTAAAGCTCGCATATGAGGGGCTGACTTGGGAAGGGTAATACCTTCCCATCTGTCTGAATTGCTATCATGCTGAGGATTCGGTAGAATATTACTAGGATAAACAATTTCTGACACTGGGGGTCTTTATTTTGCGTTTTATCGATAATGAAGGTATTACAGATCCGAGGATTAACCTTGCGATCGAGGAGTATGTCCTGAAAAATTTCGGCAAAGACGATACATATTTGCTTTTCTATATCAATGAACCATCCATCATCATCGGCCGGAATCAGAACACGATTGAAGAAATCAATACAAAGTACGTAGACGATAATGGCATCAAGGTCGTACGCCGCTTATCCGGAGGCGGAGCTGTATACCATGACATGGGTAATTTGAATTTCAGCTTTATCACACAGGACGACGGTAACAGCTTCCAGGATTTCGCCAAATTCACTAAGCCGGTTACGGATGCATTGAACAAGCTTGGTGTACCAGCAGAATTGAAGGGGCGGAATGACTTGCTTGTAGGTGAACGCAAAATTTCCGGGAATGCGCAATTCTCCACACGCGGTTTGATGTTCAGTCATGGTACATTGATGTATGATTCGGAAATCGAACATGTTGTATCAGCTTTGAAGGTGAAGAAGGAGAAAATCGAATCCAAGGGAATTAAATCTATTCGCAGCCGTGTAGCGAATATTTCGGAGTTCATGGAAAATAAAATTCCTATGGAAGAATTCAAGGATATCTTGCTTCGTTATATCTTCGATGTGGAGGATACGAAGGATGTACCCCGTTACAAGCTGACAGAAGAGGATTGGAAAGCAATCCACAAAATCAGCGAAGAACGGTATCAGAAGTGGGAATGGAACTACGGTAAATCACCTAGCTTCAATATTCAGCAAACACATAAATTCCCATCAGGCAATGTGGATATCCGCCTGGATGTAAAGAACGGAATCATCGAGCAGATCCGTGTCTTCGGTGACTACTTCGGTGTCGGCGAAGTCGGTGAACTCGAAGAAAAACTGAAAGGTGTCCGTTATGAGCGCGAGTCGATTCAGCAAGCGCTGGCGGATGTGAATGTGAGCCATTACTTAGGTAAGATCGAGAAAGATGACTTTATTGATCTTATGTACTGATTATCTATGAGACGACCTTCGGGCCGTCTCTTTTTTACAGGAGGAGGAATCGGATGAAACGGGTACTTCTTGCTTATATTATCTATCTTTTAGCTGTCTGGATTTTCTTTCCATTCATCTATACAGAATGGAATGCGGATGTAAGCACATATGCAAGTATCGGTCATGCAGTCTATTTTTCCAGGCTGCCGTTATTACCGCTATTCCTTTATGCAGTTTGGACGAATGATAACTTGCAGAAAACCACTGCTGCCATGGAACAGCGACTGCCTAAACTAGTCGCAACAGCTGGATATATGCTCATGCTGACTGTCTTCTACGGGATCGTTCAGCTGCCATTCCGATTGACGGGTTATTGGAATGCGCGCCAAGCACAGATCAGTGTCCAGAACTTCGGAGACTGGGCAGGAGAATACGTGCTGAGCTTAGTTCTCTTTTATTTAGCTGTCACCGCAGTTGTTTTTGTATCACAGATTCTAATGAAAAGATTCCGTAAAAGCTGGTGGATACTTCTATGGATTCTGCTTGTACCAAGTGCGATTTTCATCGTTTATGTCCAGCCGATGTGGATTGATCCGCTTTATGAAGATTTCTATCACCTTCCTGATGGGGAGCTGCGTACGGAGATCGAGCAGCTGACTAGTGAAGCAGGAATTCCAGATGCGACACTTCTGGAAGTTGATCAAAGCGCAAAAACGGTTACGTATAATGCATATGTAACGGGATTGTTCGGCAGTGCTCGTGTGGTGCTGTATGATACGACAGTGGATGGCTTGGCTCAAGACGAAGTGCTTTTCATCGTCGCCCATGAAATCGGCCATTATGTGCTGCATCATGTATATTGGGGAACGGCGGGTTTTCTTGTTCTTGGTTTTGTCCTCCTATGGGTGACCAAAAGATTGTCAGATAAGTTTTTGGCTAAAAGACAGATACGAGCTCATCAGCTGCGTGCGGTGCCGCTCTTACTGCTTATTATCAGCTCGCTGCAATTTGCGAGCGAGCCTGTGTCACTTTATGTGTCGCGGGAAATGGAGCGGCAGGCAGATGCTTATGCACTTGAGCATGCACCTAATACTGAAGCAGGCATTCGAATGTTTCAGAATATGCAGCAGGTTTCCAAAGGTGATCCGAATCCATGGCCGCTGTTCGAATGGCTGCGTTCCACACATCCATCCAATCAGGAGCGTATCGAAACTATAGAATCTTATCAGGAAAACAGGTAGGGACAGTCGCTCTCTACCTGTTTTGTAAGGATTCTATTAAGAATATGAAATTCTCCTGTTTTTGCGCCTGAGATTTTGCTATTGTAGAACCAATCCTTCTTTTCCTGCATCAGAAAGGATGTTCCAGATGCAGCAGATAGAACAAAATCCAACCATGGCAGAACTCACGCCGCTTACGATGGCTGTACTGCCGAAACTCCTCGAAAACGGTCAGCCAGGCTGTGAGGTTATCGAGTCAGAAGATAGTTTTACCTTTCGCACCTCTCCGAGCAGATTCATCGATTTGGCCTGCAAGTTTTATGGAAGCAGCTTGAAAGGTAGACAGGCAGGTGTGAAGGATATCTGCGGAATCACGCATAAGGCCCCGATATCGATAGACCCTGTCAGCGGCATGTATTTCTTTCCCACCTCTTCACCGCTCTCCCATGCATGCTCCTGGATCTCTCATTCCCACATCAAGCGGATCGAAGCCGCTCCGCATCAGCGAACAACCCTCATCTTTAAGAATGGCCGTACACTAATCCTTGATGTTTCGTATGGATCCATGATGAACCAGGTCCAGCGTACTGCGCAATACCGATTTCTTCTGGATAAGCGGATCAGGCATTTGTGGAAGTATGGCGGGGATCAGATTGCGGAGCCTTTTGTGTAAGCTCCATCAGAATGGCCTCGACTTTCTTCCGTATTGCCGGATTGAAATAATTCCGCTTTTCCTCACATTCCTTCGTTATGAAAAGGAATGTGGTGAAGGCGTCGTTTTTCTCTGCTGTCACAATCTGCATATTATGCTGACGAAGCTGGATGCGCAGCTGGCGCCGCTCCTCCAATGCAGTCTTCTCCATCGATTGTAATGTATGTAACAGATGCGCTTTTATCTTATGCTTTCCTTCTTCTACAATCCGGATATCCTGCTGCAGGACAACAATGGCCATTGATAGAAACAGAAAGCGGGATCCCAGCTTATATTCCGACTCACTAAGACAACGCATATGCCTTTCCTCCTAATGCGAACATGTGTTCTAGTATACCCTATTGTATGCGAAGTGAAAACAGGATACTACAGAAATGACTAACCAAATGCAGGAAAAGAAGGGAACTTCCTGTCAGACTTTGCATGCTCGGGCTTTTCGTTTAAAATAGATAAAAGATGTTTTTTTGCTGGGAATAGGAGAATGGTTAGATGGTCTTAGGCTTTGGTTGGAACGACTTAATGGAAATGTTCCGCAATGGAACTTGGGACGAATATGTGAAGTCCCTGCTTGATCGATATGAGAATCTGGGTCCTATACCCGGCATTTTGCTCCCCTTTCTGGAAGCATTCCTGCCGTTTTTGCCGCTTGTTGTCTTCGTGCTGACGAACACCGTGGCGTACGGCCTGCTATGGGGCTTCCTATATTCGTGGATCGGTACGTCACTTGGTGCAATCACTGTTTTCTGGCTGATACGTCGGTATCGGCATGCACGGGTAATCAATTGGCTGCGGCATAACAAACAAGTAAATCGAATAACCGAATGGCTGGATCGACATGGTTTTGGTCCGTTATTCTTACTTTTATGCTTTCCATTTTCGCCCTCGGCTATCATCAATGTAGTAGCCGGATTATCGAGAATCAGTGTGCAGCAATTCGCTTTGGCGGTATTTCTCGGTAAAGCGCTGATGATTTTCTCAATTGCTTATGTCGGTGACAGTCTGACCTCCTTTGCGGAGAACCCGATCAAGACTGTAGTCGTAGCTGTTGCAATCATCCTGTTCTGGATGGTGGGTAAATACGTGGAAGGAAGATTGAAGAAGAAGAACGAGAAGCAGGAACAGTCACATAAGGATTAAAGCAATTCGAGCCGGGGTAAAGTGTTGCAAAACACTTACACCGGAGGAAAGCACATGAAAAAGAATAAACGTTGGAAGTTTTTCTTCCTGTTTGCCGGCATCGTGCTTTTGATTTTCTTTTCCAGGGAATTAATCTTTGCGGATTATCGAGTGGAAGGGGAGTCAATGGAGCCGACCTTGCAGGACGGTAACTTCCTGATGGTGAACAAGTTCATGAACGACGCAGATAGTATCCAGCGTTTCGATGTCATCGTCTTTCACGCAACAGAGGATGAGGATTATGTGAAACGGGTCATTGGAATGCCCGGGGATGCAGTGGAAGTAAGAAATGACAGACTGTTCGTAAACGGTGAATACAGACCGGAGCATTATTTGGAAACGTATAAAGATGATGTCGAGGGACAGCTGACATATGATTTTACATTGGAAGACGTTACCGGACGGACGACAGTGCCCGAAGGAATGCTGTTCGTAATGGGTGATAATCGAAGAGACAGCCTTGATAGCCGCTCATTTGGATTCATCCCGATTGAACAAGTTGTCGGGAAGGTGGATGCCCACTTTTGGCCGGTGTCCGCATCTGGACTTGGAGTTTAGCTCCTTATCTTTTGATAAGGAGCTTTTCCAGTATATGCAAGCGAACAAATGTGCGCATCTATTTTCCCTTAAACCGCTGGACGTGATAGAATAAGATTACTATTTTGGAAGACAGGAGTGGAGCTAAGAATGGGTGTACGTTTTATCATCGGCCGGTCCGGAGCAGGGAAAAGCCGTGCATGTCTCGATGAGATTGCAGCTAAATTAAAAAGTGATCCGATGGGATCGAATATATTTTATCTGGTTCCGGACCAGATGACCTTTCAGCAGGAGCAGGCGCTGATCAGGCAAACCGGTGTAGAAGGAAGCATCCGTGCACAGGTATACAGTCTATCGCGGCTGGCTTGGTATGTCCTGCAGGAGACAGGCGGCGCAACCAAGCAGTTCATTACCTCGACAGGCATTCAGATGATGCTTCGGAAGATTACCGAGGAACGTAAATCTGACTGGAATGTTTTCCAGAAAGCGATCGAGAAGAACGGCTTTATGGGGCAGCTGGAAAGCATGATCACAGAGCTGAAGCGCTATCGTGTTACGCCGGAGCTTCTGCATGCCCAAATTCGGGAGATGGAGCAGTTCCAACAGCAGCACTCCCCTGAAGTTACACTTCGGGATAAGCTGGAGGATATCAGCTACATTTACGATCGTCTGACCGCGCTGTTACGGGACAAGTATATTGACAGTGAGGACCAGCTGCATTTGCTGGCATCAAAAATACCATTGTCGCGTTCTGTCAAAGGGTCAGAGATTTACCTGGATGGGTTCCACCAATTCACGCCGCAGGAGCTGGAGGTAATCGGTGCATTAATGACAGAAGCGGAGCAAGTGACAGTGACACTCACATTGGACGGGGCAAACCGCCAGGATGTGGACGAGCTGGATTTGTTTGCACGCACGCATGAAACATTCCTTCAAATTAAACAGACAGCGCAGGAAAGAAATGTACCAGTCACTTCTATCGAGCAGCTCAACCCTGCCGATGGTCGTTTCGGACATAACCCTGCCTTTCTGCATTTAGAGAAGCATTTAGAGACGCGTCCAGCACCATCATTGAAGCAGGAAGTACCAATCACTTTGGCACAGGCAGTCCATCCAAGAGCAGAAGTCGAAGGTGCGGCACAGGAGATTGTCAAGCTCGTACGGGAGAAAGGCTACCGTTATCAGGATATTGCTTTGCTTCTCAGACAGGCAGATGTATATCATGAGCTGATTGAAACAGTATTTGCGGATTATCATATCCCTGTTTTTATTGACCAAAAGAAGCCTATGATTCATCACCCGCTGCTGGAACTGATTCGATCAGGGATGGAAGTCGTTGACGGGAATTGGCGTTATGAGGCTGTATTCCGTGTTTTAAAGACCGGATTCATACCATCGACTGATGAGGTTTATCCACTGACTGAGGAAGCAATTGATGAATTGGAGAATTATTGTCTTGAATATGGTATTCGCTCCAGAGATCGCTGGCTGCAGAAAGAAGACTGGATTTTTCAGCGGTTCCGCGGGTTTGATACGACACGGCAAACCGATAAGGAACTGGAAACGCAGAAACGGATCAATCACTATCGCCGTCAAGTAGCGGATGCGATGAAGAAATTTGATCGGAAGCTGCGGGAAGGCAAGACATTCCGTGAGCGCTCGATTGCGGTTTACAATTGGCTGGAACAGCTAAAGGTACCGCAGCGCCTGGAGGAAATGCAAGTCATTTTCGACGATCGCGGGGAGCTGGAAAGAGCAAGGGAACAGGATCAAGTATGGGATAGCGTACTTCAGCTGTTGGATGAAGCGGTGGAGATTGTCGGGGATGAGCGTGTTTCCCTGCAAGTTTTCCGCCACACGATGGAGACTGGTTTTGAATCGCTTGAATTCGCCCATATCCCGCCTAGTTTGGATCAGGTTATTGTCGGTACGATCGACCATAGTAAAGTAAGCGGATTGAAATGTGCTTTCCTGCTGGGAGTCAACGAAGGTGTGTGGCCGATGAAGCCGAAGCCTGATGGACTCATCAGTGAGGAGGACAGGGAAGTACTGGCTGTATACGGCTTACAGCTTGCGGCTGGAAGCAAGCGTCAGCTGCTGGATGAGAGCTTTTACATGTATCTTGCATTCACGGCAGCGAGTGAGCGGCTTTGGGTAAGCTATCCGATCAGTGACCAGGAAGGAAAAGCAAAAATGGCTTCCTCGCTCGTACAGCGCATGAAGGACTTATTCGACTGGTGCTGTGACGAGCGCATGCTTCAGGATCCGGAGGACAGCCTGGATACGGCCCGTTTTGTTGCTACCATCGATCAGAGCCGGTCTGCGCTTACGACTCAGCTTGCGCGTAAAATGCGGGGATATCCAGTTCATCCTGTTTGGGATAGCGTACTGAACTGGTTCATCAGCCATGAGGGCGCAGAGGAGCTGACAGGAAGAATACTCCAAAGCCTCTTCTACCGGAACGAAACAGAGGATTTGGCGGAAGAGACGAAGGAGCAGCTTTTCCCGAAAAAAGTAAAAGCAAGTGTATCGCGTTTGGAAACCTACTATCGCTGTTCCTATCAGCATTTTGCTAAGTACAGCCTTGGATTGGAAAACAGACGGACATACAAGCTGGATGCCCCTGATATCGGACAGCTTTTCCATGAAGCATTAAAGCAAATCACGGATTGGGTACAGCTGGAAGGACGGAATTATGCGCAGCTGAATAAGGAAGATGCAACAGGATATGCAAAACGGGCGATGGGCAACCTGGCACCTGTATTGCAAAACCAGATTCTCCATAGCTCCAACCGGTTCAAGTATATCCAGCAAAAGCTTCAGGAAATCATCGCACGTGCTGCCTACACGCTGAGTGAACAGGCGCGGCAAAGCAAGTTCTCCCCAGTCGGGCTTGAGCTTGACTTTGGGGAAAATCAGACATTGCCACCAATTGAGATCACGCTGCCAAATGGCTATGATGTACAGCTGAGAGGACGAATTGACCGCGTCGACAAAGCGATCGATCAGGAGGATCTGTTTCTTCGCATCATCGATTACAAATCAAGCAGCAAAGCGCTGAATCTTACAGAAGTCTACTATGGTCTCGCACTCCAGATGCTCGCTTATCTGGATGTAGTGCTGTCTCATTCAGAACAGTGGCTCGGTCTTAAAGCTACCCCGGCAGGTGTATTGTATTTCCATGTGCATAATCCGCTGATTTCGCAATCGAGCAGATCACATGTGGATATCGAGGACGAGATATTCAAGAAATTCAAGATGCAAGGTATACTGCTGGAGAACGAATCTGTTGCCCGTATGATGGATACATCACTGGAATCAGGAATGAGTAAGATCATTCCCGCTGGTCTGAAAAAAGATGGTGCATTCCGTGCTGGTTCGCAGACAGCTGACCAAGACACTTTCCATGCTTTGCAGCAGCATACTAGATTTCTAATGGAGCAAGCTGGACTGGATATCACGAATGGCGGTGTGCATTTGAATCCATACCGCCATCACGATAGAAGTGCTTGTACATTTTGTGATTTCAAGGCAGTATGCCAATTTGACGCATCACTTGCCGGGAATAAATATCGTGCAATAAAAGATATGAAGGATGAAGATGTATTGAATAGTATCAAAAAGGAGGTGGAACGACATGGTAAAGTGGACTGATGAACAGCAGCTGGCTATTGACGCCAAAGGACATGATATCTTAGTCGCAGCCGCAGCTGGTTCAGGGAAGACGGCTGTTCTCGTTGAACGGATTATCCAAAAGCTTGTGAATCAAACTGACCCGGTCGATATCGATCAGCTGCTAGTCGTGACTTTCACAAATGCAGCTGCACAAGAGATGCGCAGTCGGATCGGAACGGCGCTCGAAAAGGCTTTGGAGGCGAATCCTTCTTCGCAGCATCTTCGCAAGCAGCTGTCATTACTTCAGAATGCTTCCATTTCCACGCTCCACTCATTCTGCCTGGACGTTGTACGTAAATATGCGTATTTGCTGGATCTGGATCCAGGTTTCCGTATTGCAGATGACTTGGAAGCAGATTTGATCCGTCAGGAAGTAATCGGGGAGCTGCTGGAGGAATGGTACGGTAAGGAAGGCGAAGAGCAAGCAGCTTTCTTTGGCGTTGTTGATCGTTTCAGTAATGACCGCAATGACCTGGAAGTGGAAGATCTTATTCTGAAATTATATGATTTCGCTACCCAGAATCCATACCCAGAGGCTTGGCTCGATCAGATGGCAGAATTGTATAATGTGTCTGCTATACAGGATGAGAATGAGCTGCCTTGGCTGCAAGTGCTGAAGCGTGAAGCAAACGATCAGCTGCAGGCGATGCTGCAGGAAGCAGACCAGGGGCTCGCGCTCACACGCGAACCGGATGGGCCGTATCATTACGCAGAAACATTCGAGGCTGAAAGAAAGTTCATCGCCGAAGCGAAGCTCCTTGTGGAAGGCAGCTGGAATGACGCTGTAAATTTCATCAAAGAGCAATCATTCGGCAGACTTTCCGGTAAAAAGATTGAATGTGATGACATGAAAAAATCGCAGGCAAAAGCGCTGAGAGATTCTTATAAGAAGAGATGGGGCAAGCTTGCTGGCGATTGGTTTGCTAGGAAGCTCGAAGTCTATTTAACGGATATGCTCGAGCTTTATCCGTCAATCCAGCAGCTCGCATTGCTCGTCAAGCAATTCCGCAGCCGTTATCAGTTGGAGAAACGGGAGCGGGCTTTAGTCGATTTCTCAGATCTGGAGCATTTTTGCCTTGAGGTGCTGATTGATGAGAACAGCACACCGGAACAGATCATTCCCTCAAGCATTGCGGAAAGCTATCAGAACCGGTTCAAGGAACTATTATTGGATGAATACCAGGATACAAACCTTGTACAGGAAACACTTGTTACATTGATTTCTGACCGTTCAGGAAGCGGTAATATGTTCATGGTTGGAGATGTCAAACAAAGTATCTACCGTTTCCGTCATGCGGAACCAACATTATTCCTGAATAAATACAAGGCTTTTTCTGACCCGGAACATCCTGCTATGCGCATTGATTTGGCAAGTAACTTCCGCAGCCGGCAGCAAGTACTGGACGGAGCGAATTATATTTTCAGGCAGCTTTTCTCAGAAGACGTTGGGGAAATGGAGTATGAAAAAGAAGCGGAACTCATCTATGCAAACAAAATGTATGATGATTTGAAACAGGATGATACCGACGTCGAACTAGTCATCATCAATCGCGACGGTACCGAAGAAGCTGAAGATGCTGAGACGGACACCGAAATGGTGGAGGACCTGGAGAAGGCACAGCTGGAAGGTCGTGCATACAGCAGGATGATTCAGCAATGGATTGGTCACGATGGCCAGGATGCGATGAAGGTTGTCGATAAATCGACACAGCAGCAGCGTGATATTCAGTATCGGGATATTGTTATCCTGCTGCGATCTATGACATGGGCACCGGCAATCGTGGAAGAACTGAAGCAGCGGGGCATTCCGGTATACGCAGAGCTTTCAACGGGCTATCTGGAAGCCATTGAGATCAAAGTGATGATGAGTGTGCTGAAAATCATTGATAACCCGCTTCAGGACATACCGTTCGCTGCCGTTTTGCGTTCTCCTATCATTGGTCTGAAGGAAGACGATCTTGCCAAAATAAGACTCGCAGATCAGCGAAGCAGCTATTACGAAGCGGCTAGGGCCTATGTTCGGACTGCGAATGATGAGATTTCTATCAAAATCGAACGGCTGCTGGAATGGCTTCGCTCTTGGAGAATGGAAGCAAGACAGGGAGCATTGTCAGCATTGATTTGGTCGATCATGAGGGAGACAGGCTACTATGATTTTGTCGGCGGTATACCAGGCGGACGACAGCGTCAGGCGAATCTTCGTGCCCTTTATGATCGAGCTAGAAACTATGAAAATACATCATTCCGCGGACTGTTCCGCTTTGTGAAGTTCATCGAACGTATGGAAGAACGCGGAGATGATTTAGGAGCTGCGAAGGCTTTAGGTGAACAGGAAGACGTCGTTCGGATTATGACGATTCATAAAAGTAAGGGGCTTGAGTTTCCAGTCGTCATCACTGGTGCGATGGATAAAACATTCAACCAGCAGGATTTGAGGGAACGTTATTTGCTGCATAAAGATCTAGGATTTGGCAGTAAATACATTGATCCAGTGAAAAGGCTTATGTATCCTACATTGATTTACCATGCATTAAAGGCAGAGAAACAGCGGGAATCACTAGCAGAAGAAATGCGCGTACTTTATGTTGCTTTGACACGTGCAAAAGAAAAACTGGTCATGGTCGGCAATGTCGCATCATTAGAGAAAAAGCTGCAAAAGTGGCGTCAAATTGCTGATCATCCGTCATGGGTGCTGCCGTCGCATTATCGACTGGAAGCAACCTCCTATTTGGATTGGGTGGCACCTGCGCTAATGCGTCATGAACAAGCAATGGAACTGAGAGCAGAAGAGCTATCACAGCACCTGCCGACAGAAATCACAGCAGATAGTTCCCAGTGGCGAATCCGTATCCAAGAAAGCAGAGATTATCTAACTTCTGAGGAACAGGAAGAAGAAGCTAACCAAGAGCTGCTTCAACGTATCACTGACTGGAATCCGGGTGAAGAGGATCCGGATTGGAAGGAAGAAGTGGAAAACCGGCTGACTTATCATTATCCGCATACAGAGGCGACAAGGTTCCGGGCAAAGCAGACAGTAACGGAAATTAAGCGCCAGCGGGAAATACGGGACAGCTATAGTGATAGTGGTGTAGTGAACCGTATCCAGCAAAGAGCACCGATTTCAAGCAGACCACGTTTCCTGCAGGAAGCGAAGGAACTTACACCGGCAGAACGAGGCAGTGCGGTCCATGCTGTCCTGCAGCAGCTTGATATCCGAAGGGAATGGGATAAGAAGAAACTGGAGGAATTTCTCTTTGAATTGGTAGATAAGGAATTTTTACAGCAAGAAGCTGCCGCATCGATTGATGTGGAGCGGATACT
Coding sequences within it:
- the addB gene encoding helicase-exonuclease AddAB subunit AddB, which gives rise to MGVRFIIGRSGAGKSRACLDEIAAKLKSDPMGSNIFYLVPDQMTFQQEQALIRQTGVEGSIRAQVYSLSRLAWYVLQETGGATKQFITSTGIQMMLRKITEERKSDWNVFQKAIEKNGFMGQLESMITELKRYRVTPELLHAQIREMEQFQQQHSPEVTLRDKLEDISYIYDRLTALLRDKYIDSEDQLHLLASKIPLSRSVKGSEIYLDGFHQFTPQELEVIGALMTEAEQVTVTLTLDGANRQDVDELDLFARTHETFLQIKQTAQERNVPVTSIEQLNPADGRFGHNPAFLHLEKHLETRPAPSLKQEVPITLAQAVHPRAEVEGAAQEIVKLVREKGYRYQDIALLLRQADVYHELIETVFADYHIPVFIDQKKPMIHHPLLELIRSGMEVVDGNWRYEAVFRVLKTGFIPSTDEVYPLTEEAIDELENYCLEYGIRSRDRWLQKEDWIFQRFRGFDTTRQTDKELETQKRINHYRRQVADAMKKFDRKLREGKTFRERSIAVYNWLEQLKVPQRLEEMQVIFDDRGELERAREQDQVWDSVLQLLDEAVEIVGDERVSLQVFRHTMETGFESLEFAHIPPSLDQVIVGTIDHSKVSGLKCAFLLGVNEGVWPMKPKPDGLISEEDREVLAVYGLQLAAGSKRQLLDESFYMYLAFTAASERLWVSYPISDQEGKAKMASSLVQRMKDLFDWCCDERMLQDPEDSLDTARFVATIDQSRSALTTQLARKMRGYPVHPVWDSVLNWFISHEGAEELTGRILQSLFYRNETEDLAEETKEQLFPKKVKASVSRLETYYRCSYQHFAKYSLGLENRRTYKLDAPDIGQLFHEALKQITDWVQLEGRNYAQLNKEDATGYAKRAMGNLAPVLQNQILHSSNRFKYIQQKLQEIIARAAYTLSEQARQSKFSPVGLELDFGENQTLPPIEITLPNGYDVQLRGRIDRVDKAIDQEDLFLRIIDYKSSSKALNLTEVYYGLALQMLAYLDVVLSHSEQWLGLKATPAGVLYFHVHNPLISQSSRSHVDIEDEIFKKFKMQGILLENESVARMMDTSLESGMSKIIPAGLKKDGAFRAGSQTADQDTFHALQQHTRFLMEQAGLDITNGGVHLNPYRHHDRSACTFCDFKAVCQFDASLAGNKYRAIKDMKDEDVLNSIKKEVERHGKVD